Proteins found in one Misgurnus anguillicaudatus chromosome 3, ASM2758022v2, whole genome shotgun sequence genomic segment:
- the elmod2 gene encoding ELMO domain-containing protein 2 isoform X1 gives MRGERNRFRGNRLLKMFGYIWQCFYSSCLRFWMKWLLRLVTGTCELQRICAQCKAGALRTSQIEYSLKSSKSKILRSALSVKEEDLEDQVAQIIREKRIKVQKDPTFKMNLQQCLLQITGYNELFETVEELRKEVFDSENEEHERMLLKLWDLLMPAVKLESRITKQWCRIGFQGDDPKTDFRGMGMLGLANLVFFSEKYTDASRKVLSHSNHPKLGYSYAIVGINLTEMAYSLMNSGALKSHFYNTVSGKPQMQHFHQFYCYLAYEFDKFWLEEEPESIMEFNRYREKFHDKVKEQLQAPEVTLSLTLDPRK, from the exons ATGCGCGGCGAGCGTAATCGTTTCCGGGGGAACAGGCTGCTG AAGATGTTTGGGTATATCTGGCAGTGTTTCTATTCCTCCTGTCTGCGTTTTTGGATGAAATGGCTTCTTCGTCTCGTGACAGGAACATGCGAGCTGCAGCGGATCTGTGCACAATGCAAAGCCGGAGCACTCAGGACATCACAGATAG AATACTCTCTGAAGTCCTCCAAAAGCAAG ATATTGCGATCGGCTTTATCTGTGAAGGAGGAAGATTTGGAAGACCAAGTGGCTCAAATAATTCGCGAAAAGAGGATCAAAGTACAGAAAGATCCTAC ATTTAAGATGAATCTTCAGCAATGCTTACTACAAATAACTGGATATAATGAACTGTTTGAGACAGTTGAAGAACTACGCAAAGAGGTGTTTGACTCGGAAAATGAGGAACATGAGAGGATGCTTCTCAAG TTGTGGGACTTGTTAATGCCCGCGGTCAAGCTGGAATCGAGAATAACTAAACAGTGGTGCCGAATTGGCTTTCAAGGCGATGACCCGAAGACAGATTTCAGAGGGATGGGCATGCTCGGCCTCGCAAACCTTGT TTTTTTTAGTGAAAAATACACAGATGCATCCCGCAAGGTTCTGTCACATTCAAATCACCCCAAACTCGG GTACTCGTATGCCATAGTGGGCATCAATCTAACCGAAATGGCGTACAGCTTAATGaacagtggagctttaaaatctcatttctATAATACAGTATCTGGAAAACCCCAAATGCAACACTTCCATCAGTTCTACT GTTACCTGGCGTATGAGTTTGATAAGTTCTGGTTGGAAGAGGAACCAGAGAGCATCATGGAGTTCAATCGCTACAGGGAAAAGTTTCACGACAAGGTCAAAGAGCAACTCCAGGCACCAGAGGTCACGCTTTCCCTGACTTTGGACCCTCGGAAATAA
- the elmod2 gene encoding ELMO domain-containing protein 2 isoform X2, with the protein MFGYIWQCFYSSCLRFWMKWLLRLVTGTCELQRICAQCKAGALRTSQIEYSLKSSKSKILRSALSVKEEDLEDQVAQIIREKRIKVQKDPTFKMNLQQCLLQITGYNELFETVEELRKEVFDSENEEHERMLLKLWDLLMPAVKLESRITKQWCRIGFQGDDPKTDFRGMGMLGLANLVFFSEKYTDASRKVLSHSNHPKLGYSYAIVGINLTEMAYSLMNSGALKSHFYNTVSGKPQMQHFHQFYCYLAYEFDKFWLEEEPESIMEFNRYREKFHDKVKEQLQAPEVTLSLTLDPRK; encoded by the exons ATGTTTGGGTATATCTGGCAGTGTTTCTATTCCTCCTGTCTGCGTTTTTGGATGAAATGGCTTCTTCGTCTCGTGACAGGAACATGCGAGCTGCAGCGGATCTGTGCACAATGCAAAGCCGGAGCACTCAGGACATCACAGATAG AATACTCTCTGAAGTCCTCCAAAAGCAAG ATATTGCGATCGGCTTTATCTGTGAAGGAGGAAGATTTGGAAGACCAAGTGGCTCAAATAATTCGCGAAAAGAGGATCAAAGTACAGAAAGATCCTAC ATTTAAGATGAATCTTCAGCAATGCTTACTACAAATAACTGGATATAATGAACTGTTTGAGACAGTTGAAGAACTACGCAAAGAGGTGTTTGACTCGGAAAATGAGGAACATGAGAGGATGCTTCTCAAG TTGTGGGACTTGTTAATGCCCGCGGTCAAGCTGGAATCGAGAATAACTAAACAGTGGTGCCGAATTGGCTTTCAAGGCGATGACCCGAAGACAGATTTCAGAGGGATGGGCATGCTCGGCCTCGCAAACCTTGT TTTTTTTAGTGAAAAATACACAGATGCATCCCGCAAGGTTCTGTCACATTCAAATCACCCCAAACTCGG GTACTCGTATGCCATAGTGGGCATCAATCTAACCGAAATGGCGTACAGCTTAATGaacagtggagctttaaaatctcatttctATAATACAGTATCTGGAAAACCCCAAATGCAACACTTCCATCAGTTCTACT GTTACCTGGCGTATGAGTTTGATAAGTTCTGGTTGGAAGAGGAACCAGAGAGCATCATGGAGTTCAATCGCTACAGGGAAAAGTTTCACGACAAGGTCAAAGAGCAACTCCAGGCACCAGAGGTCACGCTTTCCCTGACTTTGGACCCTCGGAAATAA
- the LOC129444023 gene encoding uncharacterized protein produces MIHKVCDYKSDMPRWHLLCKCGLLILIYLTLLSTGAEINRNGGQKSAGGGGRERYAFFALWSCHQVLRGDSGTFFSPDYLCSNPPVWCNWTIQTQPGKRLEVYLEDLSPPQACHLKSDQIHLDEFPSAAGDQRILERCWRKARYTSVSNTVQVVLLIDGNQPVPYRGFSGHFKAFGPLDSPEPMYEEIPFNVMEEALGGEPVTYAVTNATLGLRGVEADLKLSGVNVQTTSKPLIPLSTSMVNKVSFENRESWEKSPESPNSTNSSPHILASGYHSNVAFTDDEYYDYSSVAVPGEQESPAGGSSRIYSEYQPAYRNITEISLSPHAAQEATNSVARSPSAMRRNADAHARETEPARVKVTSDAGKVRWVRVGHQDDVAMETRGTESSITPPGFIDPRQPKLQRRSKEKAHNRQTVRNATSNVHLPGELLFEVAVEVSLDSVHLEKASSLRSPLEVMITEEVGHPALKGLDLKRFKRLSLGVLFIIWVEFQKTDAGLHTDLQFSLQGIKGKTVKSQTSKIQGIIASVSTEDINECETQMVVCNAHAECVNQFGSYTCHCLHGYHEAHRGPDGTVCVESVDSDCNPSASPKILKGIYAICSLLILLILLLLVVAAFLYRRYYRGIFLPRCQKTSVSSTNDEDNNNTESDGGGGVDPRLPPPPPPMRLSKDGLRSLDLPLLRFSPLAPPDGFRSKHYTEKHQF; encoded by the exons ATGATTCATAAAGTGTGCGATTATAAATCTGATATGCCGCGGTGGCATTTGTTGTGTAAATGTGGCCTTCTGATATTAATCTATTTGACACTTTTGTCGACTGGTGCGGAG ATAAACAGAAATGGGGGCCAAAAATCTGCAG GTGGAGGAGGAAGAGAGCGATACGCATTCTTTGCTCTTTGGAGCTGTCATCAGGTTCTCCGGGGTGATAGCGGTACGTTCTTCTCCCCTGACTACCTGTGCTCCAACCCTCCTGTCTGGTGCAACTGGACCATTCAGACGCAGCCTGGGAAACGTTTGGAGGTGTATCTGGAGGACTTGAGCCCCCCGCAGGCCTGTCACCTGAAGAGCGATCAGATCCACCTGGACGAGTTTCCTTCGGCTGCCGGTGATCAGAGGATACTGGAAAGATGTTGGAGAAAGGCCCGATACACATCGGTATCCAACACCGTCCAGGTGGTGCTCCTCATTGATGGGAACCAACCCGTCCCATACAGGGGGTTCTCTGGACACTTCAAAGCCTTCGGACCACTGGATTCTCCTGAGCCCATGTATGAAG AAATACCCTTTAATGTGATGGAGGAGGCATTAGGTGGTGAACCTGTAACGTATGCGGTTACGAATGCTACACTGGGTTTGAGAGGTGTCGAAGCAGATCTCAAACTGTCAGGCGTGAATGTGCAAACCACATCCAAACCTCTGATACCTCTGTCCACTTCAATGGTCAATAAAGTTTCTTTTGAGAATAGGGAATCATGGGAAAAAAGTCCCGAGTCGCCTAATTCCACCAATTCATCTCCTCACATTCTCGCCTCTGGTTACCATAGTAACGTCGCATTCACCGACGATGAGTATTACGACTACAGTTCCGTTGCAGTTCCGGGAGAGCAGGAGTCGCCGGCAGGTGGATCTTCTCGGATTTACTCCGAATACCAGCCTGCTTACAGAAATATCACAGAGATCTCCCTCAGCCCACACGCCGCACAGGAAGCCACCAATTCAGTCGCTCGGTCCCCTTCAGCCATGCGCAGGAATGCGGACGCGCACGCCCGTGAAACTGAACCAGCCAGAGTCAAAGTGACATCAGATGCTGGGAAAGTTCGCTGGGTGAGAGTGGGACATCAAGATGATGTTGCCATGGAGACGAGAGGAACGGAAAGCAGCATCACGCCACCTGGCTTTATTGATCCCAGACAACCCAAACTACAGCGCAGATCTAAAG AGAAAGCTCACAACCGGCAGACTGTGAGAAATGCCACCAGCAATGTTCATTTACCTGGAG AGCTCTTGTTTGAGGTGGCTGTGGAGGTCAGTCTGGATTCTGTTCACCTTGAAAAAGCGTCTTCCctcagatctcctctagaggtCATG ATAACAGAAGAGGTTGGACATCCGGCCCTAAAGGGTCTAGATTTGAAGAGATTCAAGAG ATTGAGTTTGGGAGTTTTGTTCATCATTTGGGTGGAGTTTCAGAAGACTGATGCAGGACTGCACACAGATCTTCAGTTCAGTCTGCAGGGAATAAAGGGCAAGACTGTTAAATCCCAAACCAGCAAAATCCAGGGCATTATAGCTTCAGTCTCTACCGAAG ACATCAATGAGTGTGAGACACAGATGGTGGTGTGTAATGCACACGCGGAGTGTGTGAATCAGTTTGGATCATACACCTGTCACTGTCTCCATGGTTACCACGAGGCTCATCGCGGGCCGGACGGGACCGTTTGTGTCGAGTCTGTTGATTCCG ATTGTAACCCGTCAGCATCTCCCAAGATCCTCAAGGGCATTTACGCCATCTGCAGTCTGCTCATTTTGCTCATCTTGTTGTTGCTGGTGGTAGCCGCTTTTCTTTACCGTCGATATTACAGAGGTATTTTCCTGCCACGCTGCCAGAAAACCAGCGTCAGCAGCACTAACGACGAAGACAATAATAATACAGAAAGTGATGGTGGTGGTGGCGTTGACCCCAGACTTCCCCCTCCACCCCCACCTATGAGACTGTCTAAAGATGGGCTGCGCTCCTTGGATCTGCCATTATTACGATTCAGCCCTCTAGCACCACCTGATGGATTTCGGAGTAAACATTACACGGAGAAACACCAGTTTTGA
- the b3gnt2a gene encoding N-acetyllactosaminide beta-1,3-N-acetylglucosaminyltransferase 2a isoform X2: MHSNWKTTKLLGVMIIANFLIYFLVEVARNHGHNDHNDHSNHRQRKNTRKEFWQKPGATTAIWNRQQQRLDDIYFLPLTNGSESVHNFPGIPNWMNTSHVGSCQPDTTVITQIKDFNLLPQRFKDFLLYMGCRSFPLITKAPNVCSKAPFLLLAIKSIAPHFDRRQAIRESWGRAGLLDNRRIATVFLLGNTSATDHFPDLSDMVRHEAALHGDVLQWDYRDSFFNLTLKEVLFLEWFATNCSSAQFVFKGDDDVFVNTRHLLNYLGNLTASSTKDLFIGDVITNAGPHRDKKLKYYIPESVFVGVYPPYAGGGGYLYSRNLGLRLRAISQLVTLFPIDDVYTGMCLRRLGLVPEKHGGFKTFGIEEKNKDNICAHKSLMLVHPRSPQEMINIWFGINDPKTQCE; this comes from the coding sequence ATGCACAGCAACTGGAAGACGACGAAGCTGCTTGGGGTTATGATCATAGCCAACTTCCTCATCTACTTTCTGGTGGAAGTGGCCCGAAACCACGGTCACAACGACCACAATGACCACAGCAACCACAGGCAGCGAAAAAACACACGCAAAGAGTTCTGGCAAAAGCCAGGGGCCACGACAGCAATCTGGAACCGTCAGCAGCAACGTCTGGATGACATCTACTTCCTGCCCCTTACCAACGGCAGCGAGTCCGTCCACAACTTTCCTGGAATCCCTAATTGGATGAATACGAGTCACGTGGGTTCCTGCCAGCCAGATACTACAGTGATCACACAAATAAAAGACTTTAATTTACTTCCGCAGCGCTTTAAAGACTTCCTGCTTTACATGGGCTGCAGGTCGTTCCCGCTGATAACGAAAGCACCCAACGTGTGTTCAAAAGCGCCTTTCCTCTTGCTCGCCATCAAGTCCATCGCACCACATTTCGATCGACGGCAGGCCATCAGAGAGTCGTGGGGTCGTGCGGGTCTTCTTGACAACCGGCGCATCGCCACAGTGTTCCTACTTGGGAACACCTCCGCAACGGACCACTTTCCCGATTTGTCGGACATGGTCAGGCACGAGGCCGCATTGCACGGCGACGTGCTGCAGTGGGATTATCGCGACTCTTTCTTTAATCTCACTTTGAAGGAAGTGCTTTTTCTGGAATGGTTTGCCACCAATTGCTCCTCCGCCCAGTTCGTCTTCAAAGGCGACGATGACGTTTTTGTTAACACACGCCACCTGCTGAACTACCTGGGTAATTTAACAGCATCCAGCACAAAAGACCTATTCATTGGAGATGTGATCACCAATGCTGGACCTCACCGGGACAAAAAGCTCAAGTATTATATTCCCGAGAGCGTGTTTGTGGGGGTTTACCCTCCGTATGCTGGTGGGGGAGGTTACCTGTACTCACGTAATCTAGGGTTGCGATTAAGAGCTATCTCTCAATTGGTCACATTGTTCCCGATCGATGACGTGTACACTGGGATGTGTCTGAGGAGACTAGGTTTGGTCCCAGAGAAACACGGTGGCTTTAAGACTTTTGGCATTGAGGAGAAAAACAAAGACAACATATGTGCtcataaaagtttaatgctGGTGCATCCCAGGAGCCCACAGGAGATGATTAACATCTGGTTTGGGATAAATGACCCTAAAACACAATGCGAGTGA
- the ucp1 gene encoding mitochondrial brown fat uncoupling protein 1 has product MVGLKPSDVPPPLGVKVLSAGTAACIADLVTFPLDTAKVRLQIQGEKATTGAAKGIRYRGVFGTISTMVRTEGPRSLYNGLIAGLQRQMAFASIRIGLYDSVKGFYTRGKDNPNVGIRILAGCTTGAMAVSVAQPTDVVKVRFQAQMNLQGVGRRYNGTMQAYRQIFQLEGLRGLWKGTLPNITRNALVNCTELVSYDLIKEAILGHKLMSDNLPCHFTSAFGAGFITTVIASPVDVVKTRYMNSPPGQYKSSINCAWTMMTKEGPTAFYKGFVPSFLRLGSWNVVMFVSFEQLKRAMMMSRSRLEEAT; this is encoded by the exons ATGGTGGGTTTAAAGCCATCTGATGTACCACCTCCTCTTGGAGTTAAAGTTTTGAGCGCAGGAACAGCTGCCTGCATCGCTGATTTAGTCACTTTTCCTCTGGACACAGCTAAAGTTCGCCTGCAG ATCCAGGGAGAGAAAGCCACGACAGGAGCGGCTAAAGGCATCAGGTACAGGGGTGTGTTTGGGACCATCAGCACCATGGTAAGAACAGAGGGGCCGCGCTCGCTGTACAACGGATTAATAGCAGGACTCCAGAGACAGATGGCTTTTGCATCCATACGAATCGGCCTTTATGACAGCGTCAAGGGCTTCTACACAAGGGGCAAAGACA ACCCCAATGTGGGCATAAGGATCTTAGCGGGCTGCACCACAGGTGCCATGGCTGTGTCTGTGGCGCAGCCCACAGACGTTGTGAAGGTGCGTTTCCAAGCCCAGATGAACCTGCAGGGTGTGGGACGGCGTTACAATGGCACCATGCAGGCTTACAGACAAATATTTCAGCTAGAGGGTCTCCGAGGATTGTGGAAAG GAACTCTGCCCAACATCACAAGAAACGCCCTGGTCAACTGTACAGAACTTGTTTCTTATGACCTGATCAAGGAAGCCATTCTTGGACACAAACTGATGTCAG ATAACCTGCCCTGCCACTTCACGTCTGCGTTTGGAGCCGGTTTCATCACCACAGTGATCGCGTCCCCGGTGGATGTCGTGAAGACTCGATACATGAACTCTCCTCCTGGTCAATACAAAAGCTCCATCAACTGCGCATGGACTATGATGACCAAAGAGGGTCCCACTGCTTTTTACAAGGG gtTTGTCCCATCTTTCCTGAGGTTGGGCTCTTGGAATGTGGTGATGTTTGTGTCTTTCGAGCAGCTCAAGAGAGCCATGATGATGTCCAGGAGCAGACTAGAAGAGGCCACATAG
- the b3gnt2a gene encoding N-acetyllactosaminide beta-1,3-N-acetylglucosaminyltransferase 2a isoform X1 — protein sequence MQQVPPSLFNFDRRRRNAGYLRSDLGMELALDFPCRCPRCGKRIFKMHSNWKTTKLLGVMIIANFLIYFLVEVARNHGHNDHNDHSNHRQRKNTRKEFWQKPGATTAIWNRQQQRLDDIYFLPLTNGSESVHNFPGIPNWMNTSHVGSCQPDTTVITQIKDFNLLPQRFKDFLLYMGCRSFPLITKAPNVCSKAPFLLLAIKSIAPHFDRRQAIRESWGRAGLLDNRRIATVFLLGNTSATDHFPDLSDMVRHEAALHGDVLQWDYRDSFFNLTLKEVLFLEWFATNCSSAQFVFKGDDDVFVNTRHLLNYLGNLTASSTKDLFIGDVITNAGPHRDKKLKYYIPESVFVGVYPPYAGGGGYLYSRNLGLRLRAISQLVTLFPIDDVYTGMCLRRLGLVPEKHGGFKTFGIEEKNKDNICAHKSLMLVHPRSPQEMINIWFGINDPKTQCE from the exons ATGCAGCAGGTTCCTCCCTCGCTGTTCAATTTCGATCGCAGGAGGAGAAACGCCGGATATCTCCGATCAGACTTGGGCATGGAGCTCGCCCTCGATTTTCCCTGCAGATGTCCTCGCT GCGGTAAGCGCATCTTCAAGATGCACAGCAACTGGAAGACGACGAAGCTGCTTGGGGTTATGATCATAGCCAACTTCCTCATCTACTTTCTGGTGGAAGTGGCCCGAAACCACGGTCACAACGACCACAATGACCACAGCAACCACAGGCAGCGAAAAAACACACGCAAAGAGTTCTGGCAAAAGCCAGGGGCCACGACAGCAATCTGGAACCGTCAGCAGCAACGTCTGGATGACATCTACTTCCTGCCCCTTACCAACGGCAGCGAGTCCGTCCACAACTTTCCTGGAATCCCTAATTGGATGAATACGAGTCACGTGGGTTCCTGCCAGCCAGATACTACAGTGATCACACAAATAAAAGACTTTAATTTACTTCCGCAGCGCTTTAAAGACTTCCTGCTTTACATGGGCTGCAGGTCGTTCCCGCTGATAACGAAAGCACCCAACGTGTGTTCAAAAGCGCCTTTCCTCTTGCTCGCCATCAAGTCCATCGCACCACATTTCGATCGACGGCAGGCCATCAGAGAGTCGTGGGGTCGTGCGGGTCTTCTTGACAACCGGCGCATCGCCACAGTGTTCCTACTTGGGAACACCTCCGCAACGGACCACTTTCCCGATTTGTCGGACATGGTCAGGCACGAGGCCGCATTGCACGGCGACGTGCTGCAGTGGGATTATCGCGACTCTTTCTTTAATCTCACTTTGAAGGAAGTGCTTTTTCTGGAATGGTTTGCCACCAATTGCTCCTCCGCCCAGTTCGTCTTCAAAGGCGACGATGACGTTTTTGTTAACACACGCCACCTGCTGAACTACCTGGGTAATTTAACAGCATCCAGCACAAAAGACCTATTCATTGGAGATGTGATCACCAATGCTGGACCTCACCGGGACAAAAAGCTCAAGTATTATATTCCCGAGAGCGTGTTTGTGGGGGTTTACCCTCCGTATGCTGGTGGGGGAGGTTACCTGTACTCACGTAATCTAGGGTTGCGATTAAGAGCTATCTCTCAATTGGTCACATTGTTCCCGATCGATGACGTGTACACTGGGATGTGTCTGAGGAGACTAGGTTTGGTCCCAGAGAAACACGGTGGCTTTAAGACTTTTGGCATTGAGGAGAAAAACAAAGACAACATATGTGCtcataaaagtttaatgctGGTGCATCCCAGGAGCCCACAGGAGATGATTAACATCTGGTTTGGGATAAATGACCCTAAAACACAATGCGAGTGA